A single window of Uloborus diversus isolate 005 chromosome 5, Udiv.v.3.1, whole genome shotgun sequence DNA harbors:
- the LOC129221925 gene encoding uncharacterized protein LOC129221925 has product MFLINLFAVWIAVALTVDCAEQDEHRDFQYNSVVDSQTGRYNFAYDTGNDNEIAHSLHMQYRDANGVVRGRYGYTDPRGKLRMVEYEAGPNGFVARGDVGPDMFPHDNAPEQTTDSGPRSYSMAQLQTNDFDLVPRPVQMAGWDPAGDPMGQPVTDSGSAAKSNEDKVEEVFINGYPLSRAYPVFPGGNVTDDDANVTAYAVPPEEYDDRYPRVFFSSNENAGETESENYVKRENEMQTEIVQGVTSSPLTVNNIDVNPDDIRAAANDQLLRRSARDGTPARVQQTSLPYSYRNYRQSHDHDNEVRYYRGRYTHDHDAEARYRARQTHDHDAETRYRGRQTHDHDSEVRYYPASRYVRGRGYWIRPAHTHSSEDPLYHRRVHSYSRYTPRRIYYRDDHSMVPHEHYSSAYRNENDRDHQHSDVHLYGRSQNYAAVYPATVKPRQLKYIPADKYHDKYYYWSND; this is encoded by the exons AATTTATTTGCTGTCTGGATTGCCGTTGCGTTGACCGTAGACTGTGCTGAGCAAGATGAGCACAGGGACTTCCAGTACAACTCAGTCGTAGACAGCCAGACGGGCAGATACAACTTTGCCTACGACACTGGAAACGACAACGAGATAGCCCATTCCTTGCACATGCAGTACAGGGACGCCAATGGCGTCGTACGAGGCAGATACGGTTACACAGATCCCAGGGGCAAATTACGAATGGTGGAGTATGAAGCAGGGCCAAATGGATTCGTGGCAAGAGGAGACGTGGGCCCGGACATGTTCCCTCACGACAATGCTCCTGAACAGACTACGGACAGCGGACCGCGTTCCTATTCAATGGCCCAACTTCAGACGAACGACTTCGATCTTGTCCCAAGACCAGTACAGATGGCAGGTTGGGATCCTGCCGGAGATCCTATGGGACAGCCAGTGACTGACTCTGGATCAGCTGCAAAATCGAACGAAGATAAAGTTGAGGAAGTTTTTATCAACGGCTATCCTTTGAGTCGAGCATATCCTGTTTTTCCTGGTGGCAACGTCACTGATGACGATGCTAATGTGACAGCATATGCGGTACCTCCTGAAGAATACGATGACAGGTATCCCAGGGTGTTCTTCTCGTCG AACGAAAATGCCGGTGAAACAGAAAGCGAGAACTATGTCAAACGAGAAAATGAAATGCAAACCGAAATTGTACAAGGGGTCACTTCAAGCCCGTTGACAGTCAATAACATCGACGTGAATCCCGACGACATCAGGGCAGCTGCTAACGACCAGTTACTGCGAAGATCTGCAAGAGATGGAACCCCTGCTCGAGTCCAGCAGACCAGTCTTCCATACAGCTATCGAAACTATAGACAATCCCACGACCACGACAACGAAGTGCGTTATTATCGTGGAAGATACACTCACGACCACGACGCTGAGGCTCGATATCGCGCGCGACAAACCCACGACCACGATGCAGAGACACGATATCGTGGACGACAGACCCACGACCATGACTCTGAAGTTCGTTATTACCCTGCTTCACGTTACGTTCGTGGGAGGGGATACTGGATCAGACCTGCCCACACGCACTCGTCTGAAGATCCTCTGTATCACAGACGTGTGCATTCGTACTCCAGATATACTCCAAGAAGGATTTATTACAGGGATGATCACAGTATGGTACCACATGAGCACTATTCTTCTGCCTACCGAAATGAGAACGATAGAGATCACCAACATTCTGATGTCCATCTTTATGGAAGGTCTCAAAATTATGCTGCCGTGTATCCTGCTACTGTCAAACCTCGCCAACTCAAATACATCCCAGCGGATAAATACCATGACAAGTACTACTACTGGAGCAATGACTAG